The Xenopus tropicalis strain Nigerian chromosome 2, UCB_Xtro_10.0, whole genome shotgun sequence genome window below encodes:
- the cldn4 gene encoding claudin-4 yields the protein MASMGLQVLGIALSVIGWLGTVICCALPMWRVTAFIGNNIVVAQIIWEGLWMNCVVQSTGQMQCKVYDSLLALPQDLQAARALVVIAVIVAVLALLMAIIGGKCTNCVEDESSKAKVMIVAGVVFIVAGVLTLIPVSWSANNIIRDFYNPLVVDAQKRELGASLYIGWAAAALLMLGGAMLCCNCPPRDQKPYSAKYTAARSGATSNYV from the coding sequence ATGGCTTCTATGGGGCTTCAAGTCTTGGGCATCGCCCTGTCCGTCATCGGCTGGCTCGGCACTGTCATCTGCTGCGCTCTCCCTATGTGGAGGGTAACTGCCTTCATTGGCAACAACATCGTGGTAGCCCAGATCATCTGGGAGGGATTGTGGATGAACTGCGTGGTGCAAAGTACGGGGCAAATGCAGTGCAAAGTGTACGACTCTCTGCTGGCCCTTCCCCAGGATCTGCAGGCAGCCAGAGCCCTTGTCGTGATCGCAGTCATTGTGGCCGTGCTGGCGCTGCTAATGGCCATCATTGGGGGCAAGTGCACTAACTGCGTGGAGGATGAGTCTTCTAAAGCCAAGGTAATGATTGTGGCCGGCGTTGTGTTCATCGTGGCTGGAGTCCTTACCCTCATCCCAGTCTCCTGGTCTGCCAACAACATCATCCGAGACTTCTACAACCCGCTGGTGGTCGATGCGCAGAAGAGGGAATTGGGCGCATCTTTGTACATAGGCTGGGCAGCCGCTGCGCTCCTGATGCTCGGAGGGGCAATGCTGTGCTGCAACTGCCCACCAAGGGATCAGAAACCCTACTCTGCCAAGTACACCGCCGCTCGCTCCGGGGCAACCAGCAACTATGTCTGA